In Streptomyces paludis, the genomic stretch CCCCTCGGCGTGCATGTACGCCAGCTCCTTCAGCTTCAGCGCCCCCTCCAGCGCGACCGGATACCCGACGTGCCGGCCCAGGAAGAGCACGGTCTCCTTCTCCTTCAGGGAACGCGCGAGGTCCCGTACGGGCTCCATGTCCGCCAGGACGCGTTCGATGGCGTCCGGCACGCGCGCGAGGTCGCGTACGACGTCCCCGATCTCGTCGCCCCACTTCGCGTCGCGCCGCTGCGCCAGATAGAGCGCGACGAGGTAGCAGGCCACGAGCTGGGTGAGGAACGCCTTGGTGGACGCGACGGCGACCTCGGGCCCGGCGTGGGTGTAGAGGACGGCGTCGGACTCGCGCGGGATGGTCGAGCCGTTCGTGTTGCAGATGGCGAGCACCCTGGCGCCCTGCTCCCGCGCGTGCCGCAGCGCCATCAGCGTGTCCATGGTCTCGCCGGACTGCGAGATGGCGACGACGAGCGTACGGGGGTCGAGGATCGGATCGCGGTAACGGAACTCGCTGGCCAGCTCCACCTCGCAGGGCAGCCGGGTCCAGTGCTCGATGGCGTACTTGGCGATCAGCCCGGCGTGGAAGGCGGTGCCGCAGGCGATGATGACGACCTTGTCGGCCTCGCGGAGGACGGCGTCGGGGATCCGCACCTCGTCGAGGGTGAGCACGCCCTCGGCGTCGACGCGGCCGAGGAGGGTGTCGGCGACGGCCCTGGGCTGTTCGGCGATCTCCTTGAGCATGAAGGAGGCGTAACCGCCCTTCTCGGCGGCGGAGGCGTCCCAGTCCACGTGGTACGAACGGACCTCGGCCGGCGCCCCGGAGAAGTCCGTAACACTGACGCCGACCCGCCCTCCTTCCCGGCCCCCCTCCGAGCCCCCGTCCCGCCGCAGCTCCACCACCTGATCCTGACCCAGCTCGATCGCCGCGCGCGTGTGGGCGATGAAGGCGGCGACATCGGAGGCGAGGAACGCCTCGCCGTCCCCGACCCCCACGACGAGCGGCGAGTTGCGGCGCGCGCCCACGACGACATCGGGTTCGTCGGCGTGGACGGCGACGAGCGTGAAGGCGCCCTCCAGCCGCCGGCAGACCTGCCGCATCGCCTCGGCGAGGTCGCCGCACGCCGAGAACGCCTCGGCGAGGAGGTGCGACACGGCTTCGGTGTCGGTCTCCGAGCCGAGGTGGTGCCCCCGGCCGGCCAGCTCGGCGCGGAGCGCGGCGAAGTTCTCGATGATGCCGTTGTGGACGACGGCCACGCGCCCGGAGTTGTCCAGGTGGGGGTGGGCGTTGGCGTCGGTGGGGCCGCCGTGGGTGGCCCACCGGGTGTGCCCGATCCCGGCGGGCCCGCTCGGCAGCGGCTGTTCGACCAGCACCTTCTCCAGATTGACGAGCTTGCCCGCCTTCCGCGCCGAGGCCAGCCCACCATCGGCGAGCACGGCCACCCCGGCCGAGTCGTACCCCCGGTACTCCAGCCGCTTGAGCCCGGCGACGACGACGTCGAGCGCCGACTGCCCGCCGACGTAACCCACGATTCCGCACATGAAGCTCCCCTTTCAGCCACCAATGCCTCATTCACGCCGAATCGTCGCAGAAGGGACACCGGGGTCCGGGGACCACACGACCGTGGCGACCGTGGCGCCGACCGCCCGGCGCCACGTACCCGGGGTGACGCAACACACCAGCAACAATCAGCCACGACCCCGGACAATGGCCCGGTGATCACTCCGCCGCCGAACGCCACCGCCACCCCCCGCCACCGAGGCGACAACCGCCGGGGCGACCACGGCCCGGCCCCGGCCCAGCCGTCGACCCCGTACGTGGACCTCTCCCGCGCCGAGTGGAGCGCGCTGCGCGAGAAGACCCCGCTGCCGCTGACGGCCGAGGAGGTCGAGCGGCTGCGGGGGCTCGGTGATGTCATCGACCTGGACGAGGTACGGGACATCTACCTCCCGCTCTCCCGGCTGCTCAACCTCTACGTACAGGCGACGGCCGGTCTGCGCGGCGCGCTGAACACCTTCCTGGGCGACGCGGGCAACGGCCACGGCGCGCAGCGCGGCACCCCGTTCGTCATAGGGGTCGCGGGCAGCGTGGCCGTGGGCAAGTCCACCGTCGCCCGCCTCCTCCAGGCGCTGCTGGCGCGCTGGCCGGAGCACCCGAGGGTCGAGCTGGTCACCACGGACGGCTTTCTGCTCCCGATGAAGGAGCTGGTCGCCCGCGACCTCATGCGCCGCAAGGGCTTCCCCGAGTCGTTCGACCGGCGCGCCCTGACGAGGTTCGTGGCCGACATCAAGGCGGGCAAGGACGAGGTGACGGCGCCGGTCTACTCGCACCTGATCTACGACATCGTCCCGGGCGAACGGCTGACCGTACGGCGCCCCGACATCCTGATCGTCGAGGGCCTGAACGTCCTCCAGCCGGCCCTGCCGGGCAAGGACGGCAGAACGCGCGTGGCGCTGGCCGACTACTTCGACTTCAGCGTGTACGTGGACGCGCGGCCGGAGGACATCGAGACCTGGTACCTGAACCGCTTCCGCAAGCTCCGCGAGACGGCGTTCCAGGACCCGTCCTCGTACTTCAGGAAGTACACGCAGGTCTCCGAGGAGGAGGCCCTCGACTACGCCCGCACCACCTGGCAGACCATCAACAAGCCCAACCTCCTGGAGAACGTGGCCCCCACCCGGGGCCGAGCCACCCTGGTCCTGCGCAAGGGCCCGGACCACAAGGTCCAACGACTGTCACTGCGCAAGCTCTGACGCCGTACGACACAAGCCGCAGACACCCCCCTCCGACCACCCCCCGCCCCCCTCCGACGGCCCGCGCCGGCCCGCGCCCAAATCCACTGGCCCCGCCAGCCCGCACCGGCCCCCGCCGGCCCGCGCCGGCACCCGCGGGCCCGCGCCGGCACCCGCCGGCCCGCGCCGGCCCCCGCCAGCCCGCGCCGGCCCCCGCCAGCCCGCACCGGCCCCCGCCAGCCCGCACCGGCCCCCGCCCAAAAACCACTGGCCCCCTCCAGCACCGCCTGCCACCCTGCCCCCATGACCACCGTCGACAGAGCCTTCGCCGAGCCCCGGCTGGCCGCGCTCTACGATCTCTTCTCGCCCGAGGCCGGCCGTGGCGACTTCACCCTCTACCTCCCGCTGGTGATGTCCGCCCGGTCCGTACTGGACATCGGCTGCGGTACGGGCCAACTCCTGCACCGGGCCCGCGAGAACGGCCACCCCGGCCGCCTCTGCGGCCTGGACCCGGCGGCCGGCATGCTGGAGGTAGCCCGTAAGACCGCTACCGCTACCGCTACCACCCCCACCTCCACCACTACCCCCTCCCCGGAAATCGAGTGGATCCAGGGCGACCTGTCCACGGCCCCCGCCTGGCGGGACACGTTCGACCTGGCGGTCATGACCGGCCACGCCTTCCAGGCCCTCCTGACCGACGCCGAGATCCACACGGCACTGACGGCGGTCGCCGCCGCCCTCACCCCCGACGGCACCTTCGCGTTCGAGACGCGCAACCCGTCGGCACGGGAGTGGGAGGACTGGCACCTCCGCTACTCGGGCCGGGTGACCGACCCCACCACCGGCGCCACGGTGGAGAACCGCTGCGAGGTGATCGCCGCCGAGGGCGACCGGGTGACCTTCACCCACACGTACACCAGCCCCACCTGGGACACCCCCCAGCAGAGCCGCAGCACCCTCCGCTTCCTCACCCCCGAGGCCCTCACCACCGCCCTCACCGCCGCCGGCCTCACCATCACGGCCCAGTACGGCGACTGGGACCACAGCCCCCTGACCACCACCGGCCCAACCCCCAGCCCAGAAATCATCACCCTCGCCCGCCGCGTCTGAGACCGCAGCATGAGTGAATGATAGGAGACAGGTATCATTGACTCATGCTGTATCGAACGCCTCGCCTGGAGCCCCTCGACATCCAGGTCTTGGACCAGATCAACGCCATGCGCGACGAGTTGCGGCACGCAGTGCGCCAGGCCCCCGCGAAATGGACCCTCGACCTGCGCAAGGCCCTGACCGCCAGCGCCATCGCCGCGTCCAACACCATTGAGGGGTACCGGGTGGAGGCCAGGGACGTGGCCGACCTGATGGACGGCGAACGCGAGGTAGAGGCCAGCGACGAGAACAAGGCCGAGACCCTCGCCTATCAGCAGGCCATGACCTACATCCAGTCCCTGCACGACGCCCCCGACTTCCGGTACGGCAAAGGGCTCCTCAACGCCCTCCACTGGATGCTGCAAGGCCACCATCACCCCCTCAAAACCGCAGGTCAGTGGCGGAAGACCGCCATCCGTATCACCGCTCCCGGAGACGACCTCGCGACCGACTACGAGGGCCCCGACCAAGACCTCGTCCCCGGCCTCATGAGCGAGCTGGTCGACTGGCTCAACGGCGGCGACCTCGACAGCCACGTCCTGATCAGGGCCGCGATGGCGCATCTGAACCTGGTGAAGATCCACCCCTGGTCCGACGGCAACGGCCGGATGTCCCGCTCGCTCCAGACGCTTCTGATCGCCCGCGGCGGTGTCCTCGCGCCCGAGTTCTCCTCGATCGAGGAGTGGCTGGGCATGCCCGGCAACACCTGGGAGTACTACAAGGTGCTGCGCGAGGTCGGTGGACCGGTGTGGTCGCCCGAACGGAACACACTGCCGTGGATCAAGTTCAACCTGCTCGCGTACCACCAGCAGACCCAGCGAGTGCGCCGCCGCGTCGACCGCTCCAACGAATGCTGGATTCAGCTGATCGAGACAGCCGACGCCTACGGCGTGACCGAGCGGCAAACCACCGCCTTGCACGAGGTGGCAATGGTGGGGAGAGTGCGACGCTCCCGTTACGAGAAGGCCGAGGCCCTCAACAACCAGCAGGCCACCCGGGACCTCCAGGCCCTCACCAAGGCCGGCCTGCTGACAGCCGTCGGCCAGACCAAAGGCCGGCATTACGTGGCGGGCCCCCGCTTCCCCCAGCAGGTCCTGGCCACAGCCCAACGGCCCCACACCATCGTCAACCCGTACGCCGCCGAGTAACCCGACCCCCGGGGCCGCCCTCCCGGACCTGGTCCCGGACCCGGTCCCGGACCCGGCGGATCTCCTCCAGCGGGTACGGAGTCGCCCGGCTCACGCCGCGCAGCGCGCCGAGGAACTCCGACACCACCACGGCGAGCGGCGCGTCCCGCGCGAGAATCGCGGCGGCGGCCACCGGAATCCCGGCGGGTAGCTCGCCCCCGGCCCAGGCCCGAAGCAGCGCGGCGCGCTCCTCGCCCCGGCATCCGTACAGCGCGGCGGTCAGCCAGTGCACCAGGTACGAGTCGACGTAGTCGCGGTCGTAGGTCCGGTGCGTACCGTAGAAGTCAGCCTCCTCGGCCGACAGTTCGAACCGGGACGAGAGAGCAAGCCCGAAGTCCGCGAAGAAGAGGCGCCGGCCGTCGGTCAGGATGTTCTCGAAGTGCGCGTCGAAGTGCAGGAGCCCGCGCCCGTTCATGAACGCGATACCGGCCCCCAACTCCCGTTCCACCATGCCGCAGGCGCGCTCGGCGGCCTCACCACCGGCGGCCACCCGCTCCCCCAGCCACTGATGCAGGTTCTGGGGGACATACTCCAGGAACAACGCGACGCTCGCCGTCGCGTCCCGCAGCCCCTCGATCCGACGCCGCACCGCCGATCCGCCACCCCAGTAGGCGACGGTCCGTTCCACATCGGCCAGTTCCGGTGGCAGGGACACGGGCACCACATCCGGCAGCACCCGCCAGTGGTACATGAGCGGAAAGCCCTCGTAGGCGCCCGCGAGGACCCAGTCCGTCGTCATGGTGTGCACGGCCAGCTCCCGCCACACCCCGAACCCGGGCCCACCAATGCCGTACTGACACACGACCGGCAGCCCGAACAGATTCGCCGTGGACCGCACATGCTCCGGCCGCCGCTCCCAGTCGGTCAGAGGCACCCGCTTCACAAAAACCGGCACCCCCGCGACCTCCACCAACACCGACGTCCCACCAATCCCCCGCCCCAGGGGCACAGCCCCCGCGACAAGCGCACCAAGCGCCCGGTCACTGAGCGAGGCCAGCGCCGAGGACACACCACGGTGAGCAACAACCCGCGCGTTACGCGCCATCACACCCTCAAAAAGTCTCAACCGGTACGCCACCGACGAACGACGACCGCAGGGCCGGAGCCAGGCGAGGCAGCGTAGCGCGGGGCCGCCCGTCCGTCGCTGGTTGCGCCCCAAGCCCCGCTGGTCACCGTTGTGTGGGTTGTGGGGTTGCTGGGACGCGGGTGACAACAAGTGGGCCTCTGTGAAGGCCGTCCATGTGTCCAAGAGTGCCCCTAACGCACCTGAGGACACATGTGCCGCCTGAGGAGCCCCCCAACAGGTCGCCAAACCGGCCCATAGGGGATGCATGGGCGGGATCGGACGGCCCGGGGGTCCGACCGGACAACAGGGCCCGCCCAGCAGTAACAGGACACACGTATGTACTTGCAGGCCGTAGTGCCGTCCCGCGGCGACGACTTGGGGGTGGCGGACTGCGACCCCGGCGACCCGGTCGATGGTCATCGTCTTCTCGTTGTCGGTCAGGACATAGGTCGGGACCCCGCCGATCGCCCGCAAGGTGCAGTCGATGCAGGAGACCACGGTGGGCAGAGTGCGGTCCCAGGTCGGGGTCACCACCCGGAACCTCGACCAGACCAGCCAGGCGCACAACAGCAACGTCTGTCGCTCGTCCGAGCCGCCCGGACCAGGGACTTTCGCCCCCCAGTCGAACTGCAACCACAGGCCCGGCTCGGTGATCCACGGCCGGTAGGTGCGGCGGTGGCCGGCCTTCCAGCGTTCCTTCGCCTTCGCGACCGCGCGGCGGGTGGTCCGCTCGTCGCCGGTGAACCCGAGCAGGACCAGGCGCTCGTGGAGCTTGTCGGCCCGCACCCTGCCCTGCGAGCGTTAGACCCACTCCTCGATCGACCGGACGGCCCGTGTCCCTCATCCGTGCGTACCTGCGTACGGTCTTCGGGTCGACCCCCGCCAGCTCGGCAGCCGAATGCGCACACCCAGTGGCATCCAGGGCCTCGAAGATTTCCATGATCTCCCTGTCAGGCTTCTTCAACGATCCCTCCGGCCATTGCAGGGCGGCCAGTGCCAGGTCGGCGCGGAAGCGCTCGAAACTGAGGCCGCCGTCTTGGCGGCGGGCCATCAGGGGGCGGAGGTCGTTGAGATTCATGTCAGGCACCGCGCTCCAGCGCGTACAGCTCGTAGGGGACGGTTCTGGTCTCGGTGTCCCGGTCGGCCGTGCCGATGTGGGTGAACCCGGTTTTGGCCAGGACGCGGCCGGAGGCGGGGTTGTCGGGGTGGTGCATGGCCTCCAGCCGGGTGAGGCCGGCAGTGGTGAAGGCGACGGTGACGACCTGGTGGGCGGCGTGGGTGGCGTAGCCGTTGCCCCAGCTGTCTTCCCGGAAGATGTAGCTGATGGTGCCCATGGATGGGGTGCGTCGGCGCAGGGAGATCAGGCCGATCAGGTCGCTCTCGTGGAGGATGCCCCAGCTCCACTGCGCGCGCGGGGTTTCGGCGGCTCGGGTGAGGGCCGTGCGGATCTTGTCGTGGGCCTGGTCGAGGGTGAGGGGCTTGCCGGTCGTGTGCCGGATGGAGGCCCCGCTGTAGATGCGGGTGAGGGCGGGGGCGTCGTCGAGGGCCAGGGCGCGCAGGGTCACCATGCGGTGGTCAGCTCCTTCGCGGTGGGCCGGTCTGCGGGGTCGGGTGCGAGACACGCGGTGATGGCGTCCTCGAACTCGGGGAAGGGCCAGGGCCGGGCGTCGCGCAGCGCGGTGGTGGTGCCCCGGGCGATGGCGGCCAGCTTCTTCGGCCGGTCCAGGTCGTCGTCGTAGGCGACGGGGCGCCGGCCGGTCCAGCACCAGAACAGGGAGGCGCCAAGGCTCCAGATGTCGCCGGAGGGCTGTGCCTGGATGTGGGTGTCGGCGGGGGTATCGAGGATCTGCGTGGCGAGCTCGGGGGCGGTGGTGTGGGTGAGGGCTCCCTGGTACGGGACGCGGCGGCCGTCGCCGGGGCCGCAGGCGAGGGCGTAGTCGATGACGGCGGCGTGACCGCCTTGGGTGACCAGGGTGTTGGTCGGCTGAACGTCGGCGTGGGCCCACCCGGCGACGTGCATGAGCGCGAGGTGTTCCGTCCAGGTGCGGGCGATGCCCGCGAGCCAGGGGCGGACCGAGGCGCGGTCTCCTTCAGGGCCGCGGGCGAGGGTGAGGGCCCGCCACAAGGGTGTGCCGTCGATCCAGTTGACGGCCAGCCACCGGCCGCCGTCCCATGTCCCGGCGCTCACACGGTAGTCGGGGCTGAGTGCGCAGGCGGCGGTGAGGCGGAGCAGGTGGTCGTCCTCCTGGGCCATCTCGGCGGCCTTGTCGCGGGCGTTGTCCCCGTCGGGGTTGTTGGCTTTCAGTACGACGGCACGTTTGGGGCCCTGGAGTTTCCAGGCGCGGGAGCCGCGCCGGTCGCTCAGGAGCTGGACGGCAGTGGGCTCGCCGGTGTGTGCGCCAAGGAGGACGACGGCTTCGCCGGGGGGAGCAGGTGTTGTGCCCATGTACGGATCTTCTTCCACTCGGTGGGGATGTGCTCGAACACGTCACGGCCGTCGTCGTCGGCCGCGGCAAGAGCGGCGGCCAGGTCGGGAGTCGCGCTCAGGAAGCGTGGGTCGCGGCGACGGACGGCGGCCCTCACGGGGAGGAACGAGACGGGGGCGGCCGGGATCCGCCGGCCGGACGCGGCGACTTCCTCTTGGCCCGCGTAGAACTTGCCGAACATCACGCCGATGGGGCCGTAGAGGTTCTTCAGCACCCAGTGCGGCCAGGCGAGCAGGTCACGGTGCCGAGTCCCGGGTACGCCGCCCAGCAGGACGATGTTCTCGCACCGCAGGAGGCCGTGCGGCCGGTTCAGCAAGGGCCGCAGCCACTCAGCGGCCTGGACACCCGTGTGGAAGAGCTCCGCCTGAACGCCCTCGGCGTCGCCGTCGGCGCGGTAGACCGTCCAGGACGTCAGACCCTGCTGGAGGGAGGGGGCCAGGTAGGGGCAGTGGGAAGTCATCTGCCGCGCGTAGTCGCTGATGTCCACGGAGGTGGGCCGGGTGGTGCCGGCCTCAACGAGGCGCAGCGCCCCGGCGGTGGGCCGGGGCGCTGCGCCGGTACGGCCGGTGGTCACCGGCGGGCGGTCTCCGGCTGGTCGGGCGCGACGTCGTCGCCGTCGCCGCCGGTGGGAACGCAGTCCCACTCCGCGACCACGGTGCCGGCCTCCCGGTAGCGGGCGACGGCGTCCTGGTCGAGGTTGCCGTCGGCGTCGGTGAACCACATCTCTGGCAGCGGCCCGTACACCTCTTCGTAGGCGGCGACCCAGGCGATCGGGCCGTGGCCGTTGTTCGCGACGTGACGGATCGGTTGCCCGGCGGTCTCCAGGCACAGGGCCTCGTAGGCCGGGGTGCCGAGCAGGTCGTGCCACGCCTTGTCGACGGCCGGGGAGAACATCTCGGGTGCGGACTGGCCGGTCTTGAAGCGCTGGCCGGTGATGGTCAGGAACCGGCGCAGCTCAGTCGGTGCGGTGCTCACGGTGGCGCCCCTTTCAGTGTCGAGTGGTGCTCGCCCGGCCCGGGTTGGGACGGGTGTGGTGCCGGTGCGCCGCGCACCCGGAGGGATCGGTCCCGGCCGGGTGCGCGATGGTCTCAGGGGGGTGTGGAGGACCAGGTGTGTGCTGCTCATCGGGGCCTCACCGGGTCAAGTGGTCGCGGGCGGCACGGTCTCGTTCGTCGGACGTCGACCGCATTCCGACGGTAGGGACGGGCGGGATGCGGTAGGACTGACCGTGAGTACGGGTTTCGGTGCAAAGGGTGACTGGGGAGCAGGCCGGTATGGGCAGGCCCGGGCGAACATCGGCAGGCGTAGTGAGCGGGTTCGTGCTGCGCCTGGCCCGCGAGTCGATCCCGTACACGCAGGCCGTCCTGGCGGAGGCCCTGGGCGTGGACGTCGAGACGCTTCAGGGCTGGGAGTCGGGGCGGCGGCCGCTGGCGAACATGCGGGCCGGGGCGCTGCTGGAGCTCCGGCGGCGGCTGCCGGCGCTCGGTGCGGACGTGGCGCTGATGCCGTGGCTGGACGCGGCGATGGACGCGGACCGGATCATCGCGGCTGCCCTGGACGGCGACGGCGAGACGGGCAGGCCGCACCCGCTGGCCGGGTGGGTGCACACCCGGGACACCGCACACATGCTGGCCTGGGCACTGAACGGCACCATCCCACCGGCGCTCGCCGGACGGTTACCCCGGCCCCGGCGCGGTCCGGTCGCCGTCGCACCGCAGCTGACGGCCGCGGACCGGGCGGCGTTCTTCGACCACCTGCGGGGCACGACCGAGGCGGCGGCCCGGCAGACCGAGGGCGGGGTGCTGCTGCACCGCCAGGCGCTCTACCTCGCCTCGTACGACCAGGGGCCGGACGCGGCCGCGTGGACCGCGCACACTCTCCACCGGCGCCGTGACGTGCTGGCCCGGCGGGGCTGGTCGCCGCACTGGGCGGAGGCCCGCTCCACCGCCACCGCGCTCGCCCGCCTCGGAGACCCGCAGCCGCTGCTGGACTTCATCGACCGCGCCCTGGCTGACGACGACACCGCGGAGGCCGCGAACCTCAACTACTGGGCGTTGTGGCTGGGAGCGTTGCCGCTGCCGCAACCGGACGACGCGTTCATGCGCAACCGGGACCTGTCGGGCTGGGATCCGGTCACCCTGCTGCGCGGACTCGCCCGCGGCGTGCATCTCGCGCCCGGCTACGTCGACC encodes the following:
- the glmS gene encoding glutamine--fructose-6-phosphate transaminase (isomerizing); amino-acid sequence: MCGIVGYVGGQSALDVVVAGLKRLEYRGYDSAGVAVLADGGLASARKAGKLVNLEKVLVEQPLPSGPAGIGHTRWATHGGPTDANAHPHLDNSGRVAVVHNGIIENFAALRAELAGRGHHLGSETDTEAVSHLLAEAFSACGDLAEAMRQVCRRLEGAFTLVAVHADEPDVVVGARRNSPLVVGVGDGEAFLASDVAAFIAHTRAAIELGQDQVVELRRDGGSEGGREGGRVGVSVTDFSGAPAEVRSYHVDWDASAAEKGGYASFMLKEIAEQPRAVADTLLGRVDAEGVLTLDEVRIPDAVLREADKVVIIACGTAFHAGLIAKYAIEHWTRLPCEVELASEFRYRDPILDPRTLVVAISQSGETMDTLMALRHAREQGARVLAICNTNGSTIPRESDAVLYTHAGPEVAVASTKAFLTQLVACYLVALYLAQRRDAKWGDEIGDVVRDLARVPDAIERVLADMEPVRDLARSLKEKETVLFLGRHVGYPVALEGALKLKELAYMHAEGFAAGELKHGPIALVEDDLPVVVVVPSPRGRSVLHGKIVSNIQEIRARGARTIVIAEEGDEEVAPYADHLIRIPVVPTLLQPLVATVPLQVFACELATARGNEVDQPRNLAKSVTVE
- the coaA gene encoding type I pantothenate kinase; protein product: MITPPPNATATPRHRGDNRRGDHGPAPAQPSTPYVDLSRAEWSALREKTPLPLTAEEVERLRGLGDVIDLDEVRDIYLPLSRLLNLYVQATAGLRGALNTFLGDAGNGHGAQRGTPFVIGVAGSVAVGKSTVARLLQALLARWPEHPRVELVTTDGFLLPMKELVARDLMRRKGFPESFDRRALTRFVADIKAGKDEVTAPVYSHLIYDIVPGERLTVRRPDILIVEGLNVLQPALPGKDGRTRVALADYFDFSVYVDARPEDIETWYLNRFRKLRETAFQDPSSYFRKYTQVSEEEALDYARTTWQTINKPNLLENVAPTRGRATLVLRKGPDHKVQRLSLRKL
- a CDS encoding class I SAM-dependent methyltransferase, whose amino-acid sequence is MTTVDRAFAEPRLAALYDLFSPEAGRGDFTLYLPLVMSARSVLDIGCGTGQLLHRARENGHPGRLCGLDPAAGMLEVARKTATATATTPTSTTTPSPEIEWIQGDLSTAPAWRDTFDLAVMTGHAFQALLTDAEIHTALTAVAAALTPDGTFAFETRNPSAREWEDWHLRYSGRVTDPTTGATVENRCEVIAAEGDRVTFTHTYTSPTWDTPQQSRSTLRFLTPEALTTALTAAGLTITAQYGDWDHSPLTTTGPTPSPEIITLARRV
- a CDS encoding Fic family protein — encoded protein: MLYRTPRLEPLDIQVLDQINAMRDELRHAVRQAPAKWTLDLRKALTASAIAASNTIEGYRVEARDVADLMDGEREVEASDENKAETLAYQQAMTYIQSLHDAPDFRYGKGLLNALHWMLQGHHHPLKTAGQWRKTAIRITAPGDDLATDYEGPDQDLVPGLMSELVDWLNGGDLDSHVLIRAAMAHLNLVKIHPWSDGNGRMSRSLQTLLIARGGVLAPEFSSIEEWLGMPGNTWEYYKVLREVGGPVWSPERNTLPWIKFNLLAYHQQTQRVRRRVDRSNECWIQLIETADAYGVTERQTTALHEVAMVGRVRRSRYEKAEALNNQQATRDLQALTKAGLLTAVGQTKGRHYVAGPRFPQQVLATAQRPHTIVNPYAAE
- a CDS encoding protein kinase family protein, whose amino-acid sequence is MARNARVVAHRGVSSALASLSDRALGALVAGAVPLGRGIGGTSVLVEVAGVPVFVKRVPLTDWERRPEHVRSTANLFGLPVVCQYGIGGPGFGVWRELAVHTMTTDWVLAGAYEGFPLMYHWRVLPDVVPVSLPPELADVERTVAYWGGGSAVRRRIEGLRDATASVALFLEYVPQNLHQWLGERVAAGGEAAERACGMVERELGAGIAFMNGRGLLHFDAHFENILTDGRRLFFADFGLALSSRFELSAEEADFYGTHRTYDRDYVDSYLVHWLTAALYGCRGEERAALLRAWAGGELPAGIPVAAAAILARDAPLAVVVSEFLGALRGVSRATPYPLEEIRRVRDRVRDQVREGGPGGRVTRRRTG
- a CDS encoding GNAT family N-acetyltransferase, with amino-acid sequence MVTLRALALDDAPALTRIYSGASIRHTTGKPLTLDQAHDKIRTALTRAAETPRAQWSWGILHESDLIGLISLRRRTPSMGTISYIFREDSWGNGYATHAAHQVVTVAFTTAGLTRLEAMHHPDNPASGRVLAKTGFTHIGTADRDTETRTVPYELYALERGA
- a CDS encoding protein kinase domain-containing protein; translation: MGTTPAPPGEAVVLLGAHTGEPTAVQLLSDRRGSRAWKLQGPKRAVVLKANNPDGDNARDKAAEMAQEDDHLLRLTAACALSPDYRVSAGTWDGGRWLAVNWIDGTPLWRALTLARGPEGDRASVRPWLAGIARTWTEHLALMHVAGWAHADVQPTNTLVTQGGHAAVIDYALACGPGDGRRVPYQGALTHTTAPELATQILDTPADTHIQAQPSGDIWSLGASLFWCWTGRRPVAYDDDLDRPKKLAAIARGTTTALRDARPWPFPEFEDAITACLAPDPADRPTAKELTTAW
- a CDS encoding DUF6875 domain-containing protein, encoding MTTGRTGAAPRPTAGALRLVEAGTTRPTSVDISDYARQMTSHCPYLAPSLQQGLTSWTVYRADGDAEGVQAELFHTGVQAAEWLRPLLNRPHGLLRCENIVLLGGVPGTRHRDLLAWPHWVLKNLYGPIGVMFGKFYAGQEEVAASGRRIPAAPVSFLPVRAAVRRRDPRFLSATPDLAAALAAADDDGRDVFEHIPTEWKKIRTWAQHLLPPAKPSSSLAHTPASPLPSSS
- a CDS encoding helix-turn-helix domain-containing protein; amino-acid sequence: MSGFVLRLARESIPYTQAVLAEALGVDVETLQGWESGRRPLANMRAGALLELRRRLPALGADVALMPWLDAAMDADRIIAAALDGDGETGRPHPLAGWVHTRDTAHMLAWALNGTIPPALAGRLPRPRRGPVAVAPQLTAADRAAFFDHLRGTTEAAARQTEGGVLLHRQALYLASYDQGPDAAAWTAHTLHRRRDVLARRGWSPHWAEARSTATALARLGDPQPLLDFIDRALADDDTAEAANLNYWALWLGALPLPQPDDAFMRNRDLSGWDPVTLLRGLARGVHLAPGYVDLYAHSLWALLNAFPWLAQAAGPLAGPLREQAGQLLDGAPLSARSRRELADVHYVLDHNR